The genomic DNA TACAATTTTGTGGATACTTTAATATTAAATTTTTATTGGTTCAATATTATTAGTATCGTTACTGGCAATTAGCTAATAAGTGTCTTATAATGCTTATTAAAAGTAAGCAAGGAGTCTGATATTCTATGTCTAATCGTCAGTTAACATTTGATTCAGCCGTCGTTAATAAGTTATCATCGAAACTTGATGATCAAAAGCGGCTATTATTAACTTTTGAAGACGGCGTCGGTGCTTTTTCACAACACGCCATGCTGCACATGCAAACTCAATTCACACTTAATATTGTCTCAGCAACGACTCCCACCGAGGGCTATCATACAATTCTTGATTCCAACCTCGGACCCGTTGCTGTCAAAGATTATTCAGTAGCAGATCTCCAGCAAACTATGACTATCCGCTTAAATACCCATCAAAACACCCTGCAACTCACTGGTGAGGGTGGCATGATCGATGATAACGTTGGCTTGATTGACTTTACCGATCCAGATGGCATTAAGAAGAACCCCTCGCGTTAACTACTTGTATTAAAAATCAACCATTGACTGAAAAACAACTTCTCCAGAATTTTGGAGAAGTTGTTTTCATATTGCTTATGGCGAACAATAAACCACTAGTTTTACTTATGAGAACGAGCAAGACTTGCATTAAAACTCTCTTTTCGGTAATCGGCTTAATCGGCCACCACCCGATTAAACAGCGTGAACGCTTATATCTGCAATTCTCTAAAAACACCTGCTGGTCGCGCGTACTAAATGTTTTTTTGCCAAACTGTCCTGTTCAGAGTCCAAGATGACTGCTCATAACTTTACGGAGTAGTCGTTTTAATTGCAACTAGCTCTATTGGACCGACTTTAAGTACGTTATGACATCCATTAACGTCGGAACAATTGCAGTTGCTTGATCAGCATACGGCTGGTTAGGTCGCTTCATATCAGGGACACAAATCACTGGAATATTCGCTGCTGTCGCCGCCTGAATACCAGCCTCGCTATCTTCTAGGACTAAACAATCGGCTGGTTGTTGCTTGAGCTTGGCACATGCCATTAGAAAAATATCTGGGTAAGGCTTACCGTGATCAACGTCTGGTCCAAAAGTGAATTGATCAAAATACTGTGCCACATCATGAGCCGTTAATATACTCAAAGCCCGCTCCTGAATACTGGAGGAAGCCAACGCCACTGAATAATGGGCGGCATGTAAAAACTGCAACAATTCCCGTGCACCTGGCTTAAGATCGACCCCATCCTGCATGAACGTCTTCTCCAGCGCCAATGACTGCTTTAGTCCGCTATCAACATCAAATGGCAAATCAAAACGCTCAATCAAGTGTTGCATATTTGTGACTGCTGACTTACCACTATATTCCTGCGCATAAGTTGCCATTGATAGTGTCTTTCCATGCGCTTGCACCATTTGTTGATACATCTTTAACGAAATAACCTCACTATCAATCAGTAATCCATCTAAATCAAAAATAACCGCCTTCGTCATCGCTGCCAACTCCCATTCTATTTATCGTCAATAGTCTAAGCTTATCATAATCGCCCATAAATGTAAGCGGACTCATCAAGACTAATGTTAAGTTTTCTAACTAATTTTTACTCTGGACAAACTGTTAACGAGCAGGCACGC from Lactiplantibacillus paraplantarum includes the following:
- a CDS encoding iron-sulfur cluster biosynthesis family protein → MSNRQLTFDSAVVNKLSSKLDDQKRLLLTFEDGVGAFSQHAMLHMQTQFTLNIVSATTPTEGYHTILDSNLGPVAVKDYSVADLQQTMTIRLNTHQNTLQLTGEGGMIDDNVGLIDFTDPDGIKKNPSR
- a CDS encoding HAD family hydrolase; amino-acid sequence: MTKAVIFDLDGLLIDSEVISLKMYQQMVQAHGKTLSMATYAQEYSGKSAVTNMQHLIERFDLPFDVDSGLKQSLALEKTFMQDGVDLKPGARELLQFLHAAHYSVALASSSIQERALSILTAHDVAQYFDQFTFGPDVDHGKPYPDIFLMACAKLKQQPADCLVLEDSEAGIQAATAANIPVICVPDMKRPNQPYADQATAIVPTLMDVITYLKSVQ